The sequence below is a genomic window from Uranotaenia lowii strain MFRU-FL chromosome 2, ASM2978415v1, whole genome shotgun sequence.
TGAGCATATTATGGTTGtcgatcaaacaaatttgattcctgtgttttttttttattcacattctAGAGAACTTTAAATTCTTAAACACTAACCAACCTCTATCTCAATTCCAGCGCAAGCATAACAACTCCAAGGGCCAGTTCGTGATGGTCATCCCGCCACCGAACGTGACCGGTTCGTTGCATCTGGGCCATGCGCTGACGAACGCCATCGAGGACTGTATCACCCGGTGGCACCGGATGAAGGGACGCACCGCCCTGTGGGTCCCAGGGTGTGATCATGCCGGCATTGCCACCCAGGTCGTGGTGGAGAAGAAGCTGTGGCGCGAGCAGAAACTCACCCGTCACGATCTGGGGCGCGAGAAGTTCATCGAGAAAATTTGGCAATGGAGAAACGAGAAGGGAGATCGGATCTACCATCAGCTTAAGAAGCTGGGTTCGTCGTTCGATTGGGATCGGGCCTGTTTCACGATGGATCCCAAGCTGTGTAAGGCAGTTACGGAGGCATTTGTGAGGATGCACGAGCAGGGATTGATCTACAGGAGCAGCCGGTTGGTGAATTGGTCGTGCACACTTCGATCGGCCATTTCCGATATCGAGGTGGACAAGGTTGAGATCGGTGGCAAGACGTTGCTATCGATTCCGGGCTATACGGATAAGGTTGAGTTTGGAGTGTTGGTGTCCTTCGCTTACAAAGTGGAGGGTAGCGGCGAGGAAATTGTTGTGGCAACAACCCGTGTGGAGACGATGCTAGGAGATACGGCCGTTGCGGTGCATCCGAAAGACGAACGGTACAAGCATTTGCACGGAAAGTTTGTGGAGCATCCTTTCTGTGGACGGAAGCTACCGATTGTTTGCGATGATTTTGTAGAAATGGATTTCGGTACCGGTGCGGTGAAGATTACCCCTGCGCACGATCCTAATGATTACGAAGTTGGTAAGCGCCACAATTTGCCGTTCATCACAATTTTTTCGGACGATGGTTTTATCGTCGGAGAATATGGAAAGTTTACAGGAATGAAAAGGTTCGATGCTAGGAAGGCAATTTTGGAGGCTCTGAAGGAGAAGGGATTGTATAAGGAAACCGTTGACAATCCTATGGTGGTGCCGGTGTGCTCACGTTCGAAGGATATTGTTGAGCCGTTGATCAAGCCCCAATGGTACGTGAAGTGCGATGATATGGCTAAAAATGCGACAGAAGCTGTACGTTCTGGAGAATTGAAGATCATTCCAGAGGTGCACACCAAGACCTGGTACCACTGGATGGACGGTATAAGAGATTGGTGTGTTTCTCGCCAGCTCTGGTGGGGTCATCGTATTCCGGCCTATCAGGTGTCGTTCAAGGATGCTAGCAAGAAACCAGCCGGTTTGGAAGAAGATTTGTGGTTCGTTGGTCGTTCGGAAGAGGAAGCGCTCGAAAAAGCTTCCAAGGAATTAGGTGTCGCGGCCAGTGCGCTATCCCTGAAGCAAGATGAAGACGTTTTAGACACTTGGTTCAGTTCGGGATTGTTCCCCTTCTCAGTATTTGGCTGGCCAGACAATACTGACGATCTTAAGCTGTACTATCCCACAACCTTGCTGGAAACTGGACACGATATTTTGTTCTTCTGGGTTGCTCGAATGGTGTTCTTTGGCCAAACGCTGTTGGGCAAACTCCCGTTCAAGGAGGTGTTTTTGCACCCGATGGTTCGTGATGCCCACGGACGGAAGATGTCCAAATCGTTGGGCAATGTTATCGATCCGATGGATGTGATTACTGGAATATCGCTTGAAGGACTACACCAGCAGCTATACGATTCCAATTTGGACCCCAAAGAAATCGATCGGGCAAAGGCCGGACAGAAGCAGGATTATCCGAATGGAATTCCCGAGTGCGGCACGGATGCTATGCGATTTGCGCTGTGTGCCTACATGAGCCAGGCAAGAGATATCAATTTGGATATTATGCGTGTGCAGGGGTATCGATTCTTCTGTAACAAACTGTGGAACGCCACCAAGTTTGCACTGATGTACTTTACCGGAGATGAAAAGTATGAAGTCGTTAAGAAGCTGGTAAGTTTTTGTTGGTTATTTTGGTGAAATTCAAtcttaatattttaaactttattttgcaGACTGGATCGGaaagcaacatggatttatGGATTCTGTCACGTTTGGCCAACTGCATTGATGTGTCAAATAAAGGCTTCGAAAAGTACGAATTCGCTCAGGCCACCAACGCTTGTTACGATTTTTGGTTGTCGAACCTCTGTGATGTCTACCTGGAATGTTTGAAACCGGTTTTCGCCAGTGGATCGGAAGACGCCAAAGCAGCTGCTCGAAGAACGCTTTACACTTGTTTAAACCTCGGCTTAAAGCTTCTCTCACCATTTATGCCTTTCATTACGGAGGAGTTATACCAACGACTGCCGCGAGCAGATCAAGAGCAAGTGCCTAGCATTTGTGTAGCTCCTTACCCTGAGCTTGAAACCAGTAACTGGCAGAACGAATCCATCGAAAAGGATTTAATCTTGATCCAGCAGGCTGCCAAAACTATTCGATCTGCCCGTAGCGATTACAATATTCCTAATAAAACTAAAACCGAAGCTTTCGTCGTGTGTGGAGAACCAGCTGTTCGGGCTACTTTGGAGCGGTTCGCAGCCGATTTGTCTACCATGTCCTTCTCGCAGATCAGCATTATCGACGGTGAACCACCGGTCGGTTGCGCCATTTTGACAGTGTCCGGGGCTTGCGTTGTGCACTTGATGTTGAAAGGTTTGATCGAAGCCGATAAAGAGATTGAAAAACTGGCCAAAAAGAAAGACACCTTGACTAGCACAATCACGAAGCTGGAACAAGCGATGGGTGTGGCAGATTATGGTAGCAAAGTTCCCGAGGAGGTTCAGAAGAACAACCAAGAGAAGCTGGACCAATCGAAGGTCGAAATCGAGCGCATCATCGCCGCAATGGAAACCCTTAAAACGATGTAAACTGGACAGGATCAAACAACACGAAAAAATTCACATCAAAAGcattttttggtcatttctTAAGCAATTTACTAAAGTTCGGTGCTAACAAAAGTTAAGTACGTGAGAGAGAAATTCGTTTTATTTTGCAAAGCTGAAATTAGTTTATTTATTGCCACGCATTTTAATCGGTGTTTTGCGAATACAGAATCATTGCATAAGTATATAATATCAAGAGAAGTACTGTTACAACATTTAATAGAAGCACACTGTAATCGCGATATGCTTAGAGGATAAAGGAAAAGCTGATAGCGTAAAGCGTCGCCCCGTGTTGGTTGTTTTATTTCTGTTGTTCGACACATTCTGCCGCACTTTCCACAGTGGCCGGATCTTCTTGTGCTTCTTGTGCATCCGAAATGGTTCCTGGTGTGCCGGAGTTATCTTCCTGGCATTCGCTTCCGCTTTCCACTTTGCCATCCTCTGCCACGGGATCACCAGTGATGACATCGCTCTGCTCTTTTGCTTCCTCCGTCTCATCACCTATGATGATCTCTTCTGGATCCGGGGCACGTGGTAAAAATTCATCATCAgggtagatttttttgaaaatttctttagcTCGCGATATGCTCTCGTCGTAGTCCAACTCATGCAGCGGACCACACGACAGATGAATGCCTTTGGGTAATGCTGATCCGGGTTTCGTTTCCCGCtcctgacaacccgtgcaggtcGGAATGTTAAAGTACAGCTCGTACAGAATGGTGGAAGTGTTGTTTTCTTCGGTACTTTCCACCACGACGTTTTCCGTGTCCGGTACCGATTGTGGCGGCTGTTGTTCAGCCGGAGGTTTCGAAATGGCACAGGCTGGTGCCTCCGGGTACAAAATTTGAGTCACGTACGGTTCCAGATCCGCCTTGGGATCGTTTCCGATGGCTCGGGCCGTCACGTGGAtgagatctgaaattttaaaaaatgttttagtttGAGATATCCCCATACGTCTGAAGCGTCttacaaatatttttaggaACGGTTCCGCTGAAATGAGCTAGTTGTAGTACCGTGGCCCCATCTTCGTGTCCTTCGACCGGGGGAAGCTTCATGAGAGCTACACCGCCGCCTCCCATGTTCTGGGAAGCCCCACCAAGAGGAACGTTGGTCAGAAACACGCCACGAGCCATTCGACCACATGCTTTTCGTTGAGCTTGTGGCTCAGATTCACTACCGGTTTTCGTGAAAACATCCTCTGCTGAAACATATCCATGTCCTATGACTAGTTCCTTAGCTCTGATAGTTTGGTTGCCACACATCAGTGACTGGAAGCTGGATTCACCCGAATGTAGGTTGATTCCTTCGATAGGTTTACCTAAGCAGTAAATTCCACCGAAAACGGCACAAAGGCGACAGAAACACTGAGGAACTTCGCCACAGCCATACATGGGGAACAGGAAAGGACTGTTTCCATATCTGCCAAGGCTCAAGAGGAATTTTTTGACCCCTTCCAATCCTTCTCTGCAGCTGGTGCGATCATTCCCCATCGCAATGGTATAAAGCAGATAGTGGATAAGATTGGGCGTTAGTTTGTGAGTCTTCAAATACTCAAGGAATGTTTTGCCCTCCAGATCTTCCGGTTTGTGGTCACTATCACCTTCGCTACCCTTCTCATCCCAACTAGCGCATGACTGAAGGAATTTCATAAGCAAACGTTTCTCGACCACGTTTACATCCCGACTGGTGAAAACATCCGATCTCGAACAAGGAACCGTTAGAATCCGTTCGTTCCAAATCGTAGCCACTCGATCCACAGCCCGAAATTCTGCATACCGACAGATGTTAGAAGATATCAAAAGCTCCACCATGTCTCCCCTTGAATAAAGCAACTTCGGTGCTAAGTCTACGTTGAAACGTCGGAACTCCTTAATGATCATCTCCCGGTTCCAACCATCTACGTTTCCCCGTTCCTCGAAGTTGAACCAGCCCTCGCTGACATTCTCCACCAGTGTTCCCCTCTTTAGTGGGACAAAATTTGGCCGCACTTCAAGGGCTTCCTGTGGCTTCGGCTCCCTACATTCTTCCGCGTACCGATGCAGACTTTCCAAATTGTAGGACGCCCAAAAGCCACCATAGTAGTCGTTACTATCCAGATGCAATACGGTTTTACCGATCCGACTGGCTGCCGCGGCCACTATCGATTCCGTGAGACCTTGTTGGGGGGAAAAAACAGGACGTAAAATTTGTATTcagttattttcatcatatgttACCTGTTCCCAGCACTATGATGTCGAACTCAGTGGGAAGATCATCATCCATGGTTCTAGCTACCGGAAAGACACTAAATTGTTGGCTTAAAAACGAAAGGCAGCTATTGTAAActttctacaaaatgtataaaaaaaatcgaacgatGAGTAACTTTTTGCACTGCGACTGTGACTAGCACGAATGAAAAGCAGATAACGAAGAAAGGAGGTTGCCCGCCCGGGTGGGTGGGTTTTCGCACTCAATATCCCTTTTTTCGAATAAACAAACCAGTTTATCCGGGActcgaaccatttcaaaaatccCTTTTGTTCCCAAATTGTGGCTTGTCGGAGTTCGCTGATTCTGGAAAAAGCGCGAAATTTTAAAGTGTTCATCAGCTGTTTTGTTTTCGTATGGTGTTCTAAATATTCAGCTGTTAAATCGTAAATTTGTggtattttttagttaaatttaaCAGGATATGGATTCAACCGTGTCAGTTTCTAaggtaaaaataattaaacttatAGAATTAAACCCTGTACTGTATTGAAACCATGGGAGATTCttcttatcaattttatctATCAACTCTTTTACCTTTTACAACAACTTTTACCTTTTGtctatttaattcatatttttttatttttaagttctcGTGAAGGATAATGtattaaatataatttaaataatcacAAAGTTCTTTctagttcaatttttttggtatcattaaaaatcttgaaaaaaaaatcgttgaaaatgaCATTGTGTCTTATTCATTAAAATGgaacttctttttttcataagcttttttttttaaacggctCATACCTACCTTTAGGTTTTAAAGAATCACACTCTTTATtctcaaatttatagtttttttcttgGTCTCGGGACGTGAATGTCTAATTATTAGTTAAGAATGTCCCAAATTAATAACTTCAATAAATGAAGTGGCCGTTATTCAAACCTCATCCCTtacctaaaatttatttaatacttTACCCGTTACGTCGCCGCGACTACAAATAcagaataagaaagaaaacacACCAGATATTGGCACAAAGACCTTAACGAGTAAATGGCCTTATCAAAATGTACAtgtagataaataaaaaaatcttccgtTCAAcgttttttataaaactaatcTAATGTCTTCTTCTTTTTATAATGCAACCCATTCTTCGAAATTTGGTCTTTCGATATTTTTACacgtatttaaaaatatgaccgTTCTAAAGAAACATACTAATTATCATAGTAAAATCTACCATAAACTTAATTTTCCAGGGTGTGTTCGTGTTCAAGAACGGTGCCACCAAAGCCAAAAGTCGTCGGAAACCGCAGCCATGCAACAGTCTGCTGAGCAAGTCGACAACCGATATGTTCTGGTACAGGAACTATCGGCAGCTGTGGGCCACGATCCAGGATCAACTGGATCGGCTGCAGTCCAGCGGGTACGAGAAAATCCTAGACGATCTGTTGGCCTTCGTGGAGGGATGTTACCAGAGTTTCGAGTACAGTGGGGTGCTGCCGACGGCTGCTCTGCTGACTGGAATAAACCAAATCGATCATCTGTCGCAGTTTGAGAGCCTGGCGGGAAATATTAGGAACAACACTTACTCACTGGTGGTGATGCTGCAGTCGAGGGACTGCCCGAGTATGAAGGTTACTGTTGAGGCCATCGTGTCAGGGTTTGTAGAAGAGCAGCGCGATGGAGAGGACAGCGTTGAGGGACGGCAACTTCGTCGAAATCAACTCAACTTAGGAGTACTCAAGGAATGGTACTTGGAAAAGCACAGGCGCATGGAACGGAAACCTAACCTGAGTATAATCATACCGGACTTTGAACTGTTTAGTCCAGATGTGCTTCAGGATTTAATACTGGTTTTGAAgtaaggttacatttttttacaaaatcttgTTAGAATAACcaataagttgaaattttttcttttagcTCTTATGCGCCAGATCTCCCATTCGTGTTGATTTTTGGGGTGGCCACGTCGGTGAATACAGTCCACACTGTTCTTCCCTATCATGTAACGAGCAAAATAAAGCTTAGTATTTTTCAATCAGAACCCTCGATAGGCAACCTGAACAAGATTCTGGACAATGTACTTTTATCGCCGTTCTGTCCGTTCCATCTGTCAGGGAAAACTTTTAAACTTCTGGTTGACATTTTCCTGTTTTACGATTTTTCTGTCAAAGGCTTCATTGAAGGTTTTAAGGTAATATGTTCATATTTCAAAAGCAtagaattttttaacttttaatcttatctttctAGTACGCTCTGATGGAGCATTACTTCCAAGGATCAATCTACGCCCTTTGTAGTGCTACCACAGATCAAGAAGAGCTGGAAGAAGCGGTTGAGCAACTGACCGCAAACGATCTTGAAGATATTCGACAGCTTCTGTCTTTTCGTCCCCTAATTGAATCACTCAACAATCCTCAGGAGGTTGTGGATTTCCTCACCAAAGACGATTATCTACGCAGAATGTTGCCCTCGTTGCTGATCGATGTGCACAATTTTTGGTTCACATTCCACTGCTCGTTGGAAATGCTACAAGTTCTTGTCCAAGATCTACCAAAAACGCCACTTGGGAAGCAACTGCGAGAGTTGTACGAAGTTTGCATCTCCACCGACATTACTCAACTACCGGAATTCAAAGAATGCATGCAACTTGTCGCGTTCATGTCCAAAGAAGAAATGCTcagcaaattattgaaaatgttgGAGGTTGTTCTCAAATATACATCGCTCAGCGACGAGGCTAGCATAAGGGGCAGATTCAGTTTCGACATTGAACCCCTCGAGCAAATGAACAACgatttagaaaaatttgccaATGACATTGCTGCGGCAGGGCTGGAGCTGATACCGGCCGCAGAATCGCTAGACCAAAGTACCACATTTATTGCCTCTCCCAATATGAGTCGGCAACAGTTGAAAGAGAAGCTTTTGAGCGCAGCTCGTCAGCCGAAACTGGAATCCGACTTCACAAGGTCTATCAACAATCTAATGACCTATATCACGGAAAAAATCTTCGGGAAGCTACTGCGTCCTTTCAACCGTGGGCCCCCACTTATTGAGCTATTTGTATTCAACGATGCAGCCAGCATTCGAAGGCATATCGTGGGCGTTCCACGTGCAGCAGTTCACACAGCTCTGAACAATCCACACTTTTATCTACAGTGCGGGTGTTGCAAACTACAGGAAGATGCATCTTTGATTCCGACCTTGCCAGATTTGTCGGTGGCCTACAAGTTACACCAAGAGTGCGGTAAAATGATCAATCTGTACGATTGGCTGCAAGCTTTTCGCACCGTGGTGGACACGGCAAATGACGACGATGTTGAGTTAGAGCGTCCCGTTGATCCGGAAATACAGTgagtgatgaaaaatgtttaaatgaaaatgtaatgtaataactgattttttaaaattatttttcagagCACGTTTTACGCGCGCAGTTGCGGAGCTTCAATTTCTTGGCTTCATTAAAACCTCGAAAAGGAAAACGGATCACGTTACACGATTGACGTGGTAACACCTTGTCAAAACATGATCCGCACTCGTTAGAGGAATTATTGAGTAAGATACTCAAGACTGTCTTGAGAAATTATTGTGTAATTCGTACCTGTCTATTATTTATTGTGCCCTACACAATCTGGTTCTTATAACTAATTTAAATCGGTttctttatgaaattttgaataaatttgcctTCTTTTTTACACTTTCGGTGTTTTTCATTGTTGGTACATAATACAACAAAATagcttttcaaatgaaaatacaTCGGATCCGAAAGTTAACACAGatgaaacttgtttttttaaaataggaatttaaaactatcatttaagcgggccatagactacacaaatggcgattgtttttttttttttttttattaattaatctATCTGGTCTCTTGTTGCCATTGTTTGACCAAGCTTAgtgagaacttaaaaaaaacatttaaacattaaatatcAATCTTGGCCGACTCGATGAAATCTGCGatgcttttcataattttcaagttcatgtttttcaggATAGTCTGAAGATCGGGAATCATCCCTTCGGATATAATAGTTTGCCACATATTTCTGCGTTGACCCTCGAACCTGCTGCAGGCGAATATAAGATGGTCCGGTGTTGCTGGAGATTCTCCGCATTCACATGTGTCTCTCTCAATGATGTTATTGCGAAAAAGGTGTGACGGGATACGAGAGTGATTACAtatcagttttgataaaataaccACCTCCCGCCGAGTTAGGCTGTATCCAGAGAACCATGGTATTGTTGAAACATGTGGTAGAAGGTTGTGACAAAATCTACCTTTAATGCCGCTGTCCCAAGAGATTTGCCATGCTTCCAAAGCACGCACTTTGCACGGAAAGTTGACATCGATGCTGGATAGTGGGTAACTAAGTACGGAACCACATTGACCAGCTGCTTTAGCTGCTTGATCTGCAGCTTCATTGATTG
It includes:
- the LOC129749742 gene encoding valine--tRNA ligase isoform X3 is translated as MSDTVANGTAVPVGEDGGPVVKTEKQLKKEAEKAAKLAKLQEKLNKKQQQEQQAATKPKAEKKAKEVKEAAVYTGATKEGEKKDLSGPFPDAYSPQYVEAAWYSWWEKEGFFKPEYGKKLAPTSDPTTAGGTQPCWWTSEIAELRDKSLKAGRHAQRAKTEADKETRKAVFREARRAYKRAIRSSKRKHNNSKGQFVMVIPPPNVTGSLHLGHALTNAIEDCITRWHRMKGRTALWVPGCDHAGIATQVVVEKKLWREQKLTRHDLGREKFIEKIWQWRNEKGDRIYHQLKKLGSSFDWDRACFTMDPKLCKAVTEAFVRMHEQGLIYRSSRLVNWSCTLRSAISDIEVDKVEIGGKTLLSIPGYTDKVEFGVLVSFAYKVEGSGEEIVVATTRVETMLGDTAVAVHPKDERYKHLHGKFVEHPFCGRKLPIVCDDFVEMDFGTGAVKITPAHDPNDYEVGKRHNLPFITIFSDDGFIVGEYGKFTGMKRFDARKAILEALKEKGLYKETVDNPMVVPVCSRSKDIVEPLIKPQWYVKCDDMAKNATEAVRSGELKIIPEVHTKTWYHWMDGIRDWCVSRQLWWGHRIPAYQVSFKDASKKPAGLEEDLWFVGRSEEEALEKASKELGVAASALSLKQDEDVLDTWFSSGLFPFSVFGWPDNTDDLKLYYPTTLLETGHDILFFWVARMVFFGQTLLGKLPFKEVFLHPMVRDAHGRKMSKSLGNVIDPMDVITGISLEGLHQQLYDSNLDPKEIDRAKAGQKQDYPNGIPECGTDAMRFALCAYMSQARDINLDIMRVQGYRFFCNKLWNATKFALMYFTGDEKYEVVKKLTGSESNMDLWILSRLANCIDVSNKGFEKYEFAQATNACYDFWLSNLCDVYLECLKPVFASGSEDAKAAARRTLYTCLNLGLKLLSPFMPFITEELYQRLPRADQEQVPSICVAPYPELETSNWQNESIEKDLILIQQAAKTIRSARSDYNIPNKTKTEAFVVCGEPAVRATLERFAADLSTMSFSQISIIDGEPPVGCAILTVSGACVVHLMLKGLIEADKEIEKLAKKKDTLTSTITKLEQAMGVADYGSKVPEEVQKNNQEKLDQSKVEIERIIAAMETLKTM
- the LOC129749742 gene encoding valine--tRNA ligase isoform X1, whose amino-acid sequence is MSDTVANGTAVPVGEDGGPVVKTEKQLKKEAEKAAKLAKLQEKLNKKQQQEQQAATKPKAEKKAKEVKEAAVYTGATKEGEKKDLSGPFPDAYSPQYVEAAWYSWWEKEGFFKPEYGKKLAPTSDPTTAGGTQPCWWTSEIAELRDKSLKAGRHAQRAKTEADKETRKAVFREARRAYKRAIRSSKQLPEKTIYVGRPGDLRWMIYHCWWTAEIAELRDVCFRARRYAQRAKNDAERELRKAVFREKRRAYTQARKASKRKHNNSKGQFVMVIPPPNVTGSLHLGHALTNAIEDCITRWHRMKGRTALWVPGCDHAGIATQVVVEKKLWREQKLTRHDLGREKFIEKIWQWRNEKGDRIYHQLKKLGSSFDWDRACFTMDPKLCKAVTEAFVRMHEQGLIYRSSRLVNWSCTLRSAISDIEVDKVEIGGKTLLSIPGYTDKVEFGVLVSFAYKVEGSGEEIVVATTRVETMLGDTAVAVHPKDERYKHLHGKFVEHPFCGRKLPIVCDDFVEMDFGTGAVKITPAHDPNDYEVGKRHNLPFITIFSDDGFIVGEYGKFTGMKRFDARKAILEALKEKGLYKETVDNPMVVPVCSRSKDIVEPLIKPQWYVKCDDMAKNATEAVRSGELKIIPEVHTKTWYHWMDGIRDWCVSRQLWWGHRIPAYQVSFKDASKKPAGLEEDLWFVGRSEEEALEKASKELGVAASALSLKQDEDVLDTWFSSGLFPFSVFGWPDNTDDLKLYYPTTLLETGHDILFFWVARMVFFGQTLLGKLPFKEVFLHPMVRDAHGRKMSKSLGNVIDPMDVITGISLEGLHQQLYDSNLDPKEIDRAKAGQKQDYPNGIPECGTDAMRFALCAYMSQARDINLDIMRVQGYRFFCNKLWNATKFALMYFTGDEKYEVVKKLTGSESNMDLWILSRLANCIDVSNKGFEKYEFAQATNACYDFWLSNLCDVYLECLKPVFASGSEDAKAAARRTLYTCLNLGLKLLSPFMPFITEELYQRLPRADQEQVPSICVAPYPELETSNWQNESIEKDLILIQQAAKTIRSARSDYNIPNKTKTEAFVVCGEPAVRATLERFAADLSTMSFSQISIIDGEPPVGCAILTVSGACVVHLMLKGLIEADKEIEKLAKKKDTLTSTITKLEQAMGVADYGSKVPEEVQKNNQEKLDQSKVEIERIIAAMETLKTM
- the LOC129749742 gene encoding valine--tRNA ligase isoform X4, yielding MSDTVANGTAVPVGEDGGPVVKTEKQLKKEAEKAAKLAKLQEKLNKKQQQEQQAATKPKAEKKAKEVKEAAVYTGATKEGEKKDLSGPFPDAYSPQYVEAAWYSWWEKEGFFKPEYGRKHNNSKGQFVMVIPPPNVTGSLHLGHALTNAIEDCITRWHRMKGRTALWVPGCDHAGIATQVVVEKKLWREQKLTRHDLGREKFIEKIWQWRNEKGDRIYHQLKKLGSSFDWDRACFTMDPKLCKAVTEAFVRMHEQGLIYRSSRLVNWSCTLRSAISDIEVDKVEIGGKTLLSIPGYTDKVEFGVLVSFAYKVEGSGEEIVVATTRVETMLGDTAVAVHPKDERYKHLHGKFVEHPFCGRKLPIVCDDFVEMDFGTGAVKITPAHDPNDYEVGKRHNLPFITIFSDDGFIVGEYGKFTGMKRFDARKAILEALKEKGLYKETVDNPMVVPVCSRSKDIVEPLIKPQWYVKCDDMAKNATEAVRSGELKIIPEVHTKTWYHWMDGIRDWCVSRQLWWGHRIPAYQVSFKDASKKPAGLEEDLWFVGRSEEEALEKASKELGVAASALSLKQDEDVLDTWFSSGLFPFSVFGWPDNTDDLKLYYPTTLLETGHDILFFWVARMVFFGQTLLGKLPFKEVFLHPMVRDAHGRKMSKSLGNVIDPMDVITGISLEGLHQQLYDSNLDPKEIDRAKAGQKQDYPNGIPECGTDAMRFALCAYMSQARDINLDIMRVQGYRFFCNKLWNATKFALMYFTGDEKYEVVKKLTGSESNMDLWILSRLANCIDVSNKGFEKYEFAQATNACYDFWLSNLCDVYLECLKPVFASGSEDAKAAARRTLYTCLNLGLKLLSPFMPFITEELYQRLPRADQEQVPSICVAPYPELETSNWQNESIEKDLILIQQAAKTIRSARSDYNIPNKTKTEAFVVCGEPAVRATLERFAADLSTMSFSQISIIDGEPPVGCAILTVSGACVVHLMLKGLIEADKEIEKLAKKKDTLTSTITKLEQAMGVADYGSKVPEEVQKNNQEKLDQSKVEIERIIAAMETLKTM
- the LOC129749743 gene encoding rab proteins geranylgeranyltransferase component A; this encodes MDDDLPTEFDIIVLGTGLTESIVAAAASRIGKTVLHLDSNDYYGGFWASYNLESLHRYAEECREPKPQEALEVRPNFVPLKRGTLVENVSEGWFNFEERGNVDGWNREMIIKEFRRFNVDLAPKLLYSRGDMVELLISSNICRYAEFRAVDRVATIWNERILTVPCSRSDVFTSRDVNVVEKRLLMKFLQSCASWDEKGSEGDSDHKPEDLEGKTFLEYLKTHKLTPNLIHYLLYTIAMGNDRTSCREGLEGVKKFLLSLGRYGNSPFLFPMYGCGEVPQCFCRLCAVFGGIYCLGKPIEGINLHSGESSFQSLMCGNQTIRAKELVIGHGYVSAEDVFTKTGSESEPQAQRKACGRMARGVFLTNVPLGGASQNMGGGGVALMKLPPVEGHEDGATVLQLAHFSGTVPKNIYLIHVTARAIGNDPKADLEPYVTQILYPEAPACAISKPPAEQQPPQSVPDTENVVVESTEENNTSTILYELYFNIPTCTGCQERETKPGSALPKGIHLSCGPLHELDYDESISRAKEIFKKIYPDDEFLPRAPDPEEIIIGDETEEAKEQSDVITGDPVAEDGKVESGSECQEDNSGTPGTISDAQEAQEDPATVESAAECVEQQK
- the LOC129749742 gene encoding valine--tRNA ligase isoform X2, which gives rise to MSDTVANGTAVPVGEDGGPVVKTEKQLKKEAEKAAKLAKLQEKLNKKQQQEQQAATKPKAEKKAKEVKEAAVYTGATKEGEKKDLSGPFPDAYSPQYVEAAWYSWWEKEGFFKPEYGQLPEKTIYVGRPGDLRWMIYHCWWTAEIAELRDVCFRARRYAQRAKNDAERELRKAVFREKRRAYTQARKASKRKHNNSKGQFVMVIPPPNVTGSLHLGHALTNAIEDCITRWHRMKGRTALWVPGCDHAGIATQVVVEKKLWREQKLTRHDLGREKFIEKIWQWRNEKGDRIYHQLKKLGSSFDWDRACFTMDPKLCKAVTEAFVRMHEQGLIYRSSRLVNWSCTLRSAISDIEVDKVEIGGKTLLSIPGYTDKVEFGVLVSFAYKVEGSGEEIVVATTRVETMLGDTAVAVHPKDERYKHLHGKFVEHPFCGRKLPIVCDDFVEMDFGTGAVKITPAHDPNDYEVGKRHNLPFITIFSDDGFIVGEYGKFTGMKRFDARKAILEALKEKGLYKETVDNPMVVPVCSRSKDIVEPLIKPQWYVKCDDMAKNATEAVRSGELKIIPEVHTKTWYHWMDGIRDWCVSRQLWWGHRIPAYQVSFKDASKKPAGLEEDLWFVGRSEEEALEKASKELGVAASALSLKQDEDVLDTWFSSGLFPFSVFGWPDNTDDLKLYYPTTLLETGHDILFFWVARMVFFGQTLLGKLPFKEVFLHPMVRDAHGRKMSKSLGNVIDPMDVITGISLEGLHQQLYDSNLDPKEIDRAKAGQKQDYPNGIPECGTDAMRFALCAYMSQARDINLDIMRVQGYRFFCNKLWNATKFALMYFTGDEKYEVVKKLTGSESNMDLWILSRLANCIDVSNKGFEKYEFAQATNACYDFWLSNLCDVYLECLKPVFASGSEDAKAAARRTLYTCLNLGLKLLSPFMPFITEELYQRLPRADQEQVPSICVAPYPELETSNWQNESIEKDLILIQQAAKTIRSARSDYNIPNKTKTEAFVVCGEPAVRATLERFAADLSTMSFSQISIIDGEPPVGCAILTVSGACVVHLMLKGLIEADKEIEKLAKKKDTLTSTITKLEQAMGVADYGSKVPEEVQKNNQEKLDQSKVEIERIIAAMETLKTM